Proteins encoded together in one Mus caroli chromosome 4, CAROLI_EIJ_v1.1, whole genome shotgun sequence window:
- the Pdik1l gene encoding serine/threonine-protein kinase PDIK1L encodes MVSSQPKYDLIREVGRGSYGVVYEAVIRKTSARVAVKKIRCHAPENVELALREFWALSSIKSQHPNVIHLEECILQKDGMVQKMSHGSNSSLYLQLVETSLKGEIAFDPRSAYYLWFVMDFCDGGDMNEYLLSRKPNRKTNTSFMLQLSSALAFLHKNQIIHRDLKPDNILISQSRMDTSDLEPTLKVADFGLSKVCSASGQNPEEPVSVNKCFLSTACGTDFYMAPEVWEGHYTAKADIFALGIIIWAMLERITFIDTETKKELLGSYVKQGTEIVPVGEALLENPKMELLIPVKKKSMNGRMKQLIKEMLAANPQDRPDAFELELRLVQIAFKDSSWET; translated from the exons ATGGTGAGTAGCCAGCCAAAGTACGATCTAATACGGGAGGTAGGCCGAGGTAGTTACGGTGTTGTGTATGAAGCAGTCATCAGAAAGACCTCTGCGAGAGTAGCCGTGAAGAAAATCCGATGCCACGCGCCTGAAAATGTTGAACTAGCTCTTCGAGAGTTCTGGGCACTAAGCAGTATCAAGAGCCAACACCCAAATGTGATTCACTTGGAAGAGTGCATCCTACAGAAAGATGGGATGGTGCAAAAGATGTCCCACGGCTCTAATTCTTCCCTTTatttacag CTTGTAGAGACTTCATTAAAAGGAGAAattgcctttgatcccagaagcGCCTATTACTTGTGGTTTGTGATGGATTTTTGTGACGGAGGAGATATGAATGAGTACCTGTTGTCCAGGAAACCCAATCGAAAGACTAACACCAGCTTCATGCTTCAGCTCAGCAGTGCTCTGGCCTTCTTGCACAAAAACCAGATAATCCACCGAGACCTGAAGCCTGATAACATCCTCATTTCTCAGAGCAGGATGGATACCAGTGACTTGGAACCCACACTCAAAGTGGCTGATTTTGGCCTAAGTAAAGTTTGCTCAGCATCTGGGCAGAACCCAGAAGAACCTGTCAGTGTAAACAAATGTTTCCTTTCCACGGCATGTGGGACGGACTTCTACATGGCTCCCGAAGTGTGGGAAGGACACTACACTGCCAAAGCTGACATTTTTGCTCTGGGAATTATCATCTGGGCAATGCTGGAGAGGATCACCTtcatagacacagagacaaagaaggagCTCTTGGGGAGTTACGTAAAGCAGGGGACTGAAATTGTGCCTGTTGGGGAGGCACTTCTGGAAAACCCCAAAATGGAACTTCTCATCCCTGTGAAGAAAAAGTCTATGAATGGGCGAATGAAACAACTGATAAAGGAAATGCTGGCCGCAAACCCTCAGGATCGCCCGGATGCTTTTGAACTAGAACTCAGATTAGTCCAAATTGCATTTAAAGACAGCAGCTGGGAGACGTGA